A single genomic interval of Verrucomicrobiota bacterium harbors:
- a CDS encoding LON peptidase substrate-binding domain-containing protein, which translates to MTLPNAVLFPGAMVPLYIYEPRYRRMLTDALGTHRMFCVAMRRAGCKRTLPCPIASVGLIRACVKHKDNTYHLILMGLNRVALGPVLSSRPYRLHEVSYLKTPTVNQLEVQSYVHTLRKVTKARLELGLPFPVSAKPSKSVKSAPIIPTVSEVMEYLDQIKDPDQLADMVAASMLVAPENRQVVLETADLPERLHMLITCLMHEIEKLKGGSGPS; encoded by the coding sequence ATGACGCTGCCCAACGCCGTGCTGTTTCCCGGCGCGATGGTGCCGTTGTATATTTATGAACCGCGCTATCGGCGAATGCTGACCGATGCGCTGGGGACGCATCGCATGTTTTGTGTGGCCATGCGGCGGGCAGGTTGCAAGCGCACCCTGCCCTGCCCGATCGCCAGCGTGGGGCTGATTCGCGCCTGTGTGAAACACAAGGATAACACGTATCATCTGATCTTGATGGGGCTGAACCGGGTGGCATTGGGACCGGTGCTCAGTAGCCGCCCCTACCGTTTGCATGAAGTGAGCTACCTGAAAACCCCCACTGTAAACCAGCTCGAGGTGCAATCCTATGTGCATACCTTGCGGAAGGTCACCAAAGCCCGCTTGGAGTTGGGATTACCTTTCCCGGTTTCCGCCAAACCGTCAAAATCAGTCAAGTCCGCGCCGATCATTCCCACCGTGAGCGAGGTCATGGAATACCTGGATCAGATCAAGGACCCCGATCAACTGGCTGACATGGTGGCCGCCTCCATGCTCGTGGCACCGGAAAATCGCCAGGTCGTGCTGGAAACCGCCGACCTCCCCGAGCGGCTGCACATGCTGATTACCTGCCTGATGCACGAGATCGAAAAACTCAAGGGCGGCTCGGGCCCATCATAG